TGCGCTGGCAGAGCGAGGAACACGGCCCGGTGCCGCCGAGCACCTTCATCCCCATCGCCGAGAACTCCCGGCTGATCGTCGACATCGGCCGCCTGGTGCTCGGGGAGGCCTGTCGCCAGGCCGCCCAGTGGGCCGAAGCGGGCTACCCGGTGCCGGTCTCGGTCAACCTCTCGCCGCGTCAGCTTCACGAGGGCGAGCTGATTCGCGATATCCAGGACGCGATCCACCAGGCCGGCCTGCCGCCCCGGCTGCTGGAGTTCGAGATCACCGAGACCCACCTGATGGACAACGTCGATCAGGTGCTGCCGGTACTGCATCAGATTCGCGCCATGGGGATGGGGCTGGCGATCGACGACTTCGGCACCGGCTATTCGTCGCTGACCTACCTCAAGCGGCTGCCGATCGAGATCCTCAAGATCGATCGCAGCTTCATCACGGATGTGCCCGGCGATGTCGATGACGAGGTCCTGCTCGGCGCCATCATCAGCATGGCGCACAGCCTGAGCTTCCGGGTCGTCGCCGAGGGCGTGGAGAGCGAGGCGCAACGCGACTTCCTCGAGGGCCTCGGCTGCGACGAGATGCAGGGCTTCCTGCTCGGCCGGCCCCAGAGCGCCGGCAAGCTGCTCGGCACGCTGCGCCGCTGCGACGAGACCGCCAGTCCGTGAAGCGGCCCCCGAACCGAAGAGGGGGCCTGCGCCGTTTTTCGCTTGCCCTGGCGCCGGCAACTGCGTAGCGTCGCCCCTCCCGCTTCCAAGCCCGCTCAAGACAGGTCCGCCCCGTGACTGATGCCCCCTCCCAGGACGCCGCCGCCGGCGCCTTCTCCCGCCTGCCGCTGGCCGCCGAACTGCTGGCCAATCTGGAGTCGCTGGAGTACCGGCGCATGACGCCGATCCAGGCCGAGAGCCTGCCGGCGATGCTCGCCGGACGCGACGTGATCGCCCAGGCCAGGACTGGCTCGGGCAAGACCGCGGCCTTCGGGCTGGGGCTGCTGGCGCGGCTCGCCCCGGCGAGTTTCCGGGTGCAGGGGCTGGTGCTGTGCCCGACCCGGGAGCTCGCCGACCAGGTCGCCGAGGAACTGCGCCGCCTGGCGCGCGGCCTGCCCAACATCAAGGTGCTGACGCTGTGCGGCGGCGCCCCCCTGGGGCCGCAGCTCGCCTCGCTGGCTCACGGCGCCCATCTCGTCGTCGGCACCCCCGGGCGGGTGGAGGAGCACCTGCGCAAGGGCAGCCTGGTTCTGTCGGGCCTCGACACCCTGGTGCTGGACGAGGCCGACCGCATGCTCGACATGGGCTTCCAGGCGACCCTGGAGGCGATCATCGCCGCCACCCCCGAGGATCGCCGGACCTGGCTGTTCAGCGCCACCTACGGCGAGGGCGTCCGCCCGCTGGCCGAGGGCCGGACGCGCGACCCGGTCAGCGTGTCGGTCGCCGAGACCCACGGCCATGACACCATCCGCGAGCACTTCTACCGGGTGGCGGACGACGCGGCGCGCTTCGAGGCCCTGCACCGGCTGCTGCTGCAGGTGCGGCCGACCTCCAGCGTGGTGTTCTGCAACACCCGGCGGGAGACCCGCGAACTCGCCGAGGCGCTGGACGGGGCGGGCATCAGTGCCCTGGCGCTGCATGGCGACCTGGAGCAGCAGGACCGCGATCGGCTGCTGGTGCTGTTCGCCAACCGCAGCGCCTCGGTGCTGGTGGCCACCGATGTGGCGGCCCGGGGGCTGGATATCGCCGATCTCGATGCGGTGTTCAACTACCGGATCGCCCGGGAGCTCGATGTCCATGTGCACCGTGTCGGGCGTACCGGCCGGGCCGGCAGCCAGGGCATGGCCTGCACCCTGGTCGGCGAGGACGAGAGGCATCGCCTGGCGCGCCTCGAGGCCTTCCTCGGCCAGGCCCTCGAGACCGAGGCGTTGCCCAGCCTGCGGGGCGAGCCTGCGCCCCTGCGGGCGCCCATGGCGACCCTTCAGCTCGGCGCCGGCAAGCAGCAGAAGATTCGCCCGGGGGACATCCTCGGGGCCCTCACCGGCGAGGGCGGCCTCGACGGGGCGCGGATCGGCAAGATCAAGGTGCTCGCACGCAGCACCTATGTGGCCGTCGAGCGCGAGTTCGCCGAGCCCGCCCTGGCGCAGCTGAACGGCGGTCGCCTCAAGGGACGCACCTTCCGCGCCCGTCGCGTCAGTCGCTGATGCCTGGCGCGCCCTTCCCCCCTCGTGCCGCCGGAGTAACGCGATGAAGATTCCCAGGCGATTGCAGCCGCTGGTCGACGACGGTCTGATCGACGCGGTCCTCGGCCAGCTGATGAGCGGCAAGGAGGCCCAGATATACGTGGTGCGCCGCGGCGAGGAGCATTGCTGCGCCAAGGTCTTCAAGGAGGCCAGGCAGCGCAGCTTCAAGCAGGCGGTGCAGTACCAGGAGGGCCGCCGGGGGCGCAACAGCCGCCGTGAGCGGGCCATGGCCAAGAAGACCCGCTATGGCCAGCGGGAACAGGAGCAGGCCTGGTTGAATGCCGAGGTGGAGGCGCTCCAGCGGCTGGCGGCGGCGGGGGTCCGGGTGCCGGCGCCGCTGGGCTTCGTCGACGGCGTGCTGCTGATGGAGATGATCACCGACGCCGACGGCCTGGCGGCGCCGCGCCTCGACGACGTCACCCTGGGCGCCGAGCAGGCGGTTGCGCACCACCATGCCGTGATCCGTGAGGTCGTGCGCATGCTGTGCGCCGGCCTGGTGCATGGCGACCTCTCCGAGTTCAACGTGCTGCTCGATGCCGAGGGACCGGTGATCATCGACCTGCCCCAGGCGGTGGATGCCGCCGGCAACAACAGCGCCGCCATGCTGCTCCGGCGCGACGTCGACAACATGCGGGCCCATTTCGGGCGCTTCGCCCCGGCCTTGCACGACACCGACTATGGGAGGGAGATCTGGGCGCTCTACGAGGCCGGCGAGCTGCATCCGGACAGCGCCCTGACCGGGCGCTTCGTGGGGGATACCACGACCGTGGATGTGGACGAGCTGGTCACCCTCATCGAGGATGTCCGGGAACAGGAGGCCTGGCGCCTGGCGCGGGAAGCGCAGGACGAGGAGTAGCCCGGCAGGCGGGAGGAGCCTTGCTACACTGTGGCTGTCGTGCCCGCCGCCCGGGTACGCTCGCGATGGGCCAAGGGCCCGTCATGGAGCCCAGGAAGATACAGGAGGTATCGTCATGCGCCGTCTCATTCCCGGAATCGCCGCCGTGCTGCTCGGCAGTGCCCTGCTGGCCTCGCCGGCCCTGGCCGAGGAGATGCCGCGCCAGGCGCCGCCGGAGGGCGCCGAGGTCGACATCAATGCGCCACAGGACGGCGCCAGCGTCTCGGGACCGCTGACCGTCCGCATGGGGCTCAAGGGCATGGGGGTGGCCCCGGCCGGCATGGAGGCCCCGAAAACCGGCCACCATCACCTGCTGATCGACACGCCGTTGGCGGAGGTCGATCTCTCGGCGCCGCTGCCCGCCACCGACCGGACCCGCCACTTCGGCGGCGGCCAGACCCAGACCACCCTGGAGCTGCCCGCCGGCGAGCACACCCTGCAGCTGTTGTTCATGGACCATCGTCACCTGAGCTTCGATCCGCCGGTGGTCTCGGATCCGATCACCATCACCGTGGAGTGATGCCCCGGCGCGGCCGCCGGCCGCGCCGAACCTTTTCGCATCCTGTGGTCAAAGCGCGTACCCGACCCCCGTGCGACAGGATGTTCCCCGATGAAAAGGATGTTTCTCTTTGCCTATTTCCTGCTGACCGCCGTCTTCCTGGTGGGCTGTGCGGCGCTCGAGCGCGCCGGCAAGCAGGAGGCGGCGCTGGGCGAGCTGCCGGCCAGCTTCCGCGGCGAACTGCCCTGTGCCGACTGCGAGGGCATCCGTTATCATCTCTCGCTGTTCCCCGACGGGGTCTATACCCTGACCACGGCCTATCTGGGCCCTGATGAACACGGCCGCTTCCACGAGCGCGGCGAGTGGTCGCTGGATGGCCGCCGCCAGACCCTTACCCTGGTGGGCGGCGATCAGGGACCGCGGCTGTGGCGCCTGCGCGATGCCGACACCCTCGAACTGCTCGACCTGGAGGGGCGCGAGATCGATTCCGAGCTGGACTATCGGCTGCGGCGCACCGAGGCCTTCGTGACCGAGACCCTGGAGGACACCTACTGGAAGCTGGTGCGCCTCGGCGATACCCCGGTCACGCTGCCGGCCGACGGCCGCGAGCCGCACCTGGTCCTGCATGGCGAGGACAACCGGGTCGCCGGCGCCACCGGCTGCAACCGGCTGGCGGGTGCCTACCTGTTGAGGGGCGACTCGCTGCGCTTCGGCACGCTGGCCGGCACCCGCATGGCCTGCGGGAACGGCGCTCCTCTCGAAGCGCGCTTCCTGTCCGCCCTGGAGGCCACGGCCGGCTATCGCGTGCTGGCCGACCATCTCGAGCTCTACGACGAGCGGGGCCAGCTGCTGGCTCGCTTCGTGGTGCGCCACCTGACCTGAGGCCGTGCCGCGCAACGCCAGCGGCCGCCCCGAGGGGCGGCCGCTGGCGTCATGGCCGTCGTCGGCGGGGCGGGCGTCAGCTCGGCTCGGCGCTGTGGTAGACGTTCTGGACGTCGTCCAGGTCGTTGAGGCTGTCGAGCAGCTTGTCGAACATCGCCACGTCGTCGCCCTCCACCGGGGTGGTGGTCTGGGGCACGAACTGGATCTCGTCGACCTCGAAGTCGAGCTCGCCGAAGGCATCGATCAGCGCCTGCTTGGCCTTGGCGTATTCGGTATGCGGCGCGAAGACGGTGATCCGGCCGTCCTCGTTCTCGATATCGGTCACGTCGACGTCGGCCTCCATCAGTGCCTCGAGGGTGGCCTCCTCGTCCTCGCCGGCAAAGGCCAGGATGGCGCAGTGGTCGAACATGTGGCTGACGCTGCCCGGGGTACCGAGCTTGCTCTTGGCCTTGTTGAAGCAGGCGCGCACGTCGCCGAAGGTGCGGTTGGGGTTGTCGGTCAGGCACTCGACGATGACCATGCAGTTGCCCGGGCCGAAACCCTCGTAGCGGGCCGGGGAGTAGTCCTCGCCGCCCACGCCGCTGGCCTTGTCCAGGGCCTTGTCGATCACGTGGGACGGCACCTGGTCCTTCTTGGCGCGGTCGATCAGCCCACGCAGGGCCAGGTTGCCGTTGGGGTCCACGCCGCCCTGCTTGGCGCAGACGTAGATCTCGCGGCCGTACTTGCTGTAGACCTTGGTCTTGGCGGCGGCCGTCTTGGCCATGGATTCCTTGCGGTTCTGGAAGGCCCTGCCCATTGCATGTGTCCTGTTGCGTCTGGTCTCGTGCCAGGATTCTACGAAACCGGGCGGTGCGGTAACAGCCTTATTTGCCCGGTCGCCTGGCCCGTCCCGGCTACACTGGCGGGAGGTCCCCTGCGCCTGGAGCCCCCATGGATCACCACCGCTATCGCCACGTTCTCGCCGACGCCCTCGGCGGCAGCGAGCTGCCCTTTCCCGAGGCCGAGCTCGACGCCCGCTGCACGCGGCTGCGTAGCGCCATGCGTGAGGCCGGCCTCGAGGCCCTGCTGCTCACCGACCCGGCCGATATCCACTATCTCACCGGCTACCACACCTTCGAGGTGTCGGTGCATGCCTGCCTGGTGGTCTCGGTCGAGCGTCTGGTGCTGCAGGTGGCGTCCATCGAGACCGGGCCGGCGGTGGTCACCGCCCGGGTCGACGAGATCCTCGGCTACCGCTGGGAGGGGGTCGAGGAGGTCGTCGAGCCGCTGGCCGAGGTGCTGGCGCCGTTCCACACCATCGGCATCGACGCCATGGGCGCCGGGCTGCGTCACGGGGTGATCCTGCCCCTCCAGGCGCGGCTGGGCGCCGAGCGCTTCCGTCACGAGGGGGGCGAGCTGCTCGACCGGCTGCGTATCGTCAAGAGCGAGCTCGAGCTCGACTGCCTGCGCGAGAGCGCGCGCATCACCTCGACGGGCCTGCGCGCGGCCATGGCGACCATCGCCCCGGGGGTGACCGACAACGAGGTGGCCGCGGAGGGCGCCCGGGCGATGCTGGCGGCGGGCAGCGAGTTCATGAGCCTGCAGCCCATCGTCACCACCGGGGCGCGCAGCGGCACCATCCACGTCAATCACAAGCGGCGGGTGATCGCCCGGGACGAGCCGGTGTTCCTGGAGTTCGGCGCGGCCTTCCAGCGCTACACGGCGCCGATGATGCGCACCGCCGTGGCCGGGCGGGGCAGCCCCGGGATGCATGAGCTCCGCGATGTCTGCCGGGGGATGTTCGAGGCGCTGATCGCGGCGATGCGACCGGAGCGGAGCTTCGACGATGCGGCGCGGGCCGCCGAGGCGGTGCTGGCGCCGCATGCCGACCGGGTGTTCTTCTCGGGGGTGTTCGGCTATGCGGTGGGCGCCCAGTTCCCGCCCAGCTGGGTCGAGGGCACCGGCTTCATCGCCCGCGGCCAGGCCCGCGAGTTCGAGGCCGACATGGTCTTCCACCTGCCGCTCTGCCTGCGCCTGCCGGGGCAGTGGGGCATCGGCCTG
The Halomonas sp. M4R1S46 DNA segment above includes these coding regions:
- a CDS encoding DUF4399 domain-containing protein; translation: MRRLIPGIAAVLLGSALLASPALAEEMPRQAPPEGAEVDINAPQDGASVSGPLTVRMGLKGMGVAPAGMEAPKTGHHHLLIDTPLAEVDLSAPLPATDRTRHFGGGQTQTTLELPAGEHTLQLLFMDHRHLSFDPPVVSDPITITVE
- the dbpA gene encoding ATP-dependent RNA helicase DbpA, producing the protein MTDAPSQDAAAGAFSRLPLAAELLANLESLEYRRMTPIQAESLPAMLAGRDVIAQARTGSGKTAAFGLGLLARLAPASFRVQGLVLCPTRELADQVAEELRRLARGLPNIKVLTLCGGAPLGPQLASLAHGAHLVVGTPGRVEEHLRKGSLVLSGLDTLVLDEADRMLDMGFQATLEAIIAATPEDRRTWLFSATYGEGVRPLAEGRTRDPVSVSVAETHGHDTIREHFYRVADDAARFEALHRLLLQVRPTSSVVFCNTRRETRELAEALDGAGISALALHGDLEQQDRDRLLVLFANRSASVLVATDVAARGLDIADLDAVFNYRIARELDVHVHRVGRTGRAGSQGMACTLVGEDERHRLARLEAFLGQALETEALPSLRGEPAPLRAPMATLQLGAGKQQKIRPGDILGALTGEGGLDGARIGKIKVLARSTYVAVEREFAEPALAQLNGGRLKGRTFRARRVSR
- a CDS encoding YebC/PmpR family DNA-binding transcriptional regulator, with product MGRAFQNRKESMAKTAAAKTKVYSKYGREIYVCAKQGGVDPNGNLALRGLIDRAKKDQVPSHVIDKALDKASGVGGEDYSPARYEGFGPGNCMVIVECLTDNPNRTFGDVRACFNKAKSKLGTPGSVSHMFDHCAILAFAGEDEEATLEALMEADVDVTDIENEDGRITVFAPHTEYAKAKQALIDAFGELDFEVDEIQFVPQTTTPVEGDDVAMFDKLLDSLNDLDDVQNVYHSAEPS
- a CDS encoding PA4780 family RIO1-like protein kinase, translating into MKIPRRLQPLVDDGLIDAVLGQLMSGKEAQIYVVRRGEEHCCAKVFKEARQRSFKQAVQYQEGRRGRNSRRERAMAKKTRYGQREQEQAWLNAEVEALQRLAAAGVRVPAPLGFVDGVLLMEMITDADGLAAPRLDDVTLGAEQAVAHHHAVIREVVRMLCAGLVHGDLSEFNVLLDAEGPVIIDLPQAVDAAGNNSAAMLLRRDVDNMRAHFGRFAPALHDTDYGREIWALYEAGELHPDSALTGRFVGDTTTVDVDELVTLIEDVREQEAWRLAREAQDEE
- a CDS encoding M24 family metallopeptidase, with amino-acid sequence MDHHRYRHVLADALGGSELPFPEAELDARCTRLRSAMREAGLEALLLTDPADIHYLTGYHTFEVSVHACLVVSVERLVLQVASIETGPAVVTARVDEILGYRWEGVEEVVEPLAEVLAPFHTIGIDAMGAGLRHGVILPLQARLGAERFRHEGGELLDRLRIVKSELELDCLRESARITSTGLRAAMATIAPGVTDNEVAAEGARAMLAAGSEFMSLQPIVTTGARSGTIHVNHKRRVIARDEPVFLEFGAAFQRYTAPMMRTAVAGRGSPGMHELRDVCRGMFEALIAAMRPERSFDDAARAAEAVLAPHADRVFFSGVFGYAVGAQFPPSWVEGTGFIARGQAREFEADMVFHLPLCLRLPGQWGIGLSDTVRVTPAGGEPLTDNDWRLHELP
- a CDS encoding META domain-containing protein, with product MKRMFLFAYFLLTAVFLVGCAALERAGKQEAALGELPASFRGELPCADCEGIRYHLSLFPDGVYTLTTAYLGPDEHGRFHERGEWSLDGRRQTLTLVGGDQGPRLWRLRDADTLELLDLEGREIDSELDYRLRRTEAFVTETLEDTYWKLVRLGDTPVTLPADGREPHLVLHGEDNRVAGATGCNRLAGAYLLRGDSLRFGTLAGTRMACGNGAPLEARFLSALEATAGYRVLADHLELYDERGQLLARFVVRHLT